One part of the Vibrio palustris genome encodes these proteins:
- a CDS encoding UDP-glucose--hexose-1-phosphate uridylyltransferase, which yields MAELTFDPVEHPHRRFNPLTGEYVLVSPHRAKRPWSGQNDVAPTETLPSYEHSCFLCPTNTRVSGDTNPDYTSTFVFDNDFAALQPDTPSAPVGQSGLFHCEDARGLSRVICFSPDHSKTLPELSLPAIRRVVDTWNEQINELGQDYLWVQVFENKGAMMGCSQPHPHGQVWANSFLPNEIASKETHLRRYFEQHGRSLLVDYVNAEQQDGARTVVETEHWLAVVPYWAAWPFETMLLPKMPIRRMNELNDAQRDDLALALKKLTSRYDNLFQCSFPYSMGWHYAPFFEEGTSLDHWQLHATFYPPLLRSATVKKFMVGYEMLAESQRDLTAEQAAERLRAVSDIHFNEQ from the coding sequence ATGGCAGAATTAACATTTGATCCTGTGGAACATCCACATCGTCGTTTTAACCCTTTAACTGGCGAATACGTTCTAGTTTCCCCACATCGCGCTAAGCGCCCTTGGAGTGGACAAAATGACGTTGCTCCGACTGAAACGTTGCCAAGCTATGAACACAGTTGTTTTCTGTGCCCTACGAATACACGTGTCTCTGGTGACACGAATCCAGATTATACGAGTACGTTTGTTTTTGACAACGATTTTGCTGCTTTACAGCCGGATACTCCTAGCGCGCCAGTCGGACAGAGTGGACTATTTCACTGTGAAGATGCGCGCGGTCTTAGCCGCGTGATTTGTTTTTCCCCCGATCACAGTAAAACGTTGCCTGAACTTTCATTGCCGGCCATTCGCCGCGTCGTGGATACGTGGAACGAGCAAATAAATGAGCTTGGTCAAGATTATTTATGGGTACAAGTGTTTGAAAACAAGGGAGCTATGATGGGATGTTCGCAACCCCATCCTCACGGACAAGTGTGGGCGAATAGTTTTCTGCCTAATGAAATTGCGAGTAAAGAAACACATTTACGTCGCTACTTTGAGCAACATGGACGCAGCTTACTTGTCGATTATGTCAATGCTGAACAACAAGATGGTGCGCGCACTGTCGTCGAAACCGAGCATTGGTTAGCCGTGGTGCCGTATTGGGCGGCATGGCCATTTGAAACCATGTTATTACCTAAAATGCCGATTCGTCGTATGAATGAATTAAATGATGCGCAGCGTGATGATTTGGCTCTAGCCCTGAAAAAATTGACCAGTCGTTACGATAATTTATTTCAGTGTTCTTTTCCGTATTCGATGGGCTGGCATTACGCACCATTTTTTGAAGAAGGCACATCACTTGATCATTGGCAATTACATGCGACGTTTTACCCGCCCTTGTTACGCAGTGCAACGGTGAAAAAATTCATGGTGGGGTACGAGATGCTAGCTGAATCGCAGCGCGACCTAACTGCCGAACAAGCTGCAGAGCGTTTACGTGCGGTGAGCGATATCCATTTTAATGAGCAGTAG
- a CDS encoding NAD-dependent malic enzyme, with protein sequence MNNDKRPLYLPYAGAALMSTPLLNKGSAFSAEERVSFNLEGLLPEATETIQEQVVRAYQQYCSFENDMDKHIYLRNIQDTNETLFYRLVQNHISEMMPVIYTPTVGAACENFSNIYRRGRGVFVSYANRDRIDDILNNAANQNVKVIVVTDGERILGLGDQGIGGMGIPIGKLALYTACGGISPAYTLPVVLDAGTNNPQRLADPMYMGWRHTRITGAEYDAFVEEFIQAVKRRWPDALIQFEDFAQKNAMPLLQRYKDRVCCFNDDIQGTAAIAVGSLLAACKAAGTKLSQQRITFVGAGSAGCGIAEAIIAQMVSEGIKDSQARSQVYMVDRWGLLEEGMPNLLDFQQRLVQTKANTKDWTSEGNGGYSLIDVVRQAKPTVLIGVSGAPGLFSEEVIKTMHTNCERPIVFPLSNPTSRVEATPSDILTWTNGEALVATGSPFAPVVLNDKTYPIAQCNNSYIFPGIGLGVLAVNAQRVTDEMLQESSRALAETSPLAINGHGALLPPLESIHSVSKKIALAVAKKAIEQGVAPERSEKAIIEAIDQHFWQPEYRRYKRTAF encoded by the coding sequence ATGAACAACGACAAACGTCCACTATATTTACCCTATGCTGGTGCAGCTTTAATGAGCACACCATTATTGAATAAAGGCAGCGCCTTCTCTGCAGAAGAGCGCGTATCTTTCAACTTGGAAGGGCTTTTGCCAGAAGCGACCGAAACCATCCAAGAACAAGTTGTTCGTGCTTATCAACAGTACTGCAGCTTTGAAAATGATATGGATAAACATATCTATCTTCGTAACATTCAAGATACGAACGAAACTTTGTTTTACCGCCTTGTCCAAAACCATATTTCAGAGATGATGCCAGTCATCTACACTCCAACCGTGGGTGCAGCATGCGAAAACTTCTCTAATATTTATCGCCGTGGACGTGGCGTCTTTGTTTCTTATGCTAACCGCGATCGTATTGACGACATCCTTAACAATGCTGCAAACCAAAACGTCAAAGTGATTGTTGTCACTGACGGTGAGCGTATTCTTGGTCTAGGCGACCAAGGCATTGGAGGAATGGGCATTCCTATCGGTAAATTAGCATTATACACCGCTTGTGGTGGTATTAGCCCAGCTTACACGCTTCCTGTTGTGTTAGATGCCGGCACTAATAACCCACAACGTCTTGCCGATCCTATGTATATGGGGTGGCGTCATACCCGTATTACGGGAGCAGAATACGATGCCTTTGTTGAAGAATTTATTCAAGCGGTGAAGCGTCGCTGGCCAGATGCATTGATCCAATTTGAAGATTTCGCTCAAAAAAATGCAATGCCACTATTACAGCGTTATAAAGATCGTGTGTGTTGTTTCAACGATGACATTCAAGGCACCGCTGCGATTGCTGTTGGTTCTTTACTGGCTGCTTGTAAAGCCGCAGGTACTAAATTATCTCAACAGCGTATTACCTTTGTTGGCGCCGGCTCTGCAGGTTGTGGTATCGCTGAAGCTATCATTGCACAAATGGTATCTGAAGGGATTAAAGATTCTCAAGCACGCTCACAAGTTTATATGGTTGATCGTTGGGGCCTACTTGAAGAAGGCATGCCTAATCTGTTGGACTTCCAACAGCGTTTGGTACAGACCAAGGCAAACACCAAAGATTGGACCTCAGAAGGGAACGGCGGTTACTCACTGATTGATGTTGTTCGTCAAGCTAAGCCAACCGTATTGATCGGTGTATCAGGCGCGCCAGGCTTATTTAGTGAAGAAGTGATCAAAACAATGCACACTAACTGTGAGCGTCCGATTGTCTTCCCATTGTCTAACCCAACTAGCCGTGTAGAAGCAACACCATCGGATATTCTAACGTGGACCAACGGTGAAGCTCTGGTTGCAACGGGTAGCCCATTTGCTCCTGTCGTACTCAACGATAAGACCTATCCAATTGCACAGTGTAATAACAGTTATATCTTCCCAGGTATTGGCCTAGGTGTGTTAGCGGTCAATGCACAACGTGTAACGGACGAAATGCTTCAAGAGTCAAGCCGAGCCCTTGCTGAAACATCGCCATTAGCGATTAACGGCCATGGAGCATTATTACCACCACTAGAATCTATTCATTCGGTATCGAAGAAGATTGCTCTTGCGGTGGCGAAAAAAGCCATCGAGCAAGGTGTCGCTCCGGAGCGTTCTGAGAAAGCGATCATTGAAGCGATTGACCAGCATTTCTGGCAACCTGAATATCGTCGCTATAAACGTACTGCGTTTTAA